Genomic segment of Candidatus Tanganyikabacteria bacterium:
GTCCGGGGCCCCGGGGTGTTCGACGGCTACGAGGGCGACCCAGACGCCACGGCGGCCGCCGTGCGCGACGGGTGGCTCCACACGGGAGACGTGGGCGCGATCGAACCGGGCGGCCACCTGGTGTTGCACGGGCGAATCAAGGAGATGATCAACCGGGGTGGCGAGAAAATCGCGCCGGACGCCGTGGAGGCCGTGCTGCGCGAATGCCCGGGAATCCTCGACGTGGCCGTCTTCGCCGTGCCGGACGACCGCCTCGGCGAGGAGATCGCCGCCGCCGTGGTGCCCGGTTCCGGAGCGGGACCGTCGGACGACGACCTCTGGGACTTCTGCGCGGACCGCCTGGCCGACTTCGAAACCCCCAGAGTCTGGATCCGGCCCGTCGCCCTGCCTCGCGGCCCTACCGGCAAGGTGCTGCGGCGGGCCCTGCAAGAGGAGTACGTAAGATGCAAGGCGCGGTAGCCCTGGTGACGGGCGCTAGCGGCGGAATCGGGCGCGCCGTCGCACTGGACCTCGCCCAGGCCGGGGCCGACATCGCCCTCCATTACTACAAAGGCGGAGCGCGGGCCGGCAAGCTGGCATCCGAGATTCGCGCCCTGGGCCGCAAGGCCGTGCGCGCCGCGGCCGATCTCGCTGCCCCCGCCCTGCCGGACGACTTCCTGACCGGTATCGAGCAGAAACTCGGTCCGGTGACCCACCTGGTGTACATCGCCGGCATCGCGCACCAGGACATGGCGGTCTACCTGGCCATGGACTATTGGGACGAGGTCCTGGCGGTGAACCTGCGTGGCGCCGTGATGATCTGCCAGGCCGTACTGGAACCCATGATCAAGGCGCGGCAAGGCAGCATCGTGCTGGTGGGGTCCGAAGCGTCGCATGGCAGCCCCGGCCTGGCGGCCTATGCCGCCTCGAAGGCCGGACTGGTGGGTTTTGCCCGCTCGCTTGCGGCTGGGTGGCCGATCCCTCTGTACTTGCCCTGCGAGCCCGATTGGGTGGCCGATCCC
This window contains:
- a CDS encoding SDR family NAD(P)-dependent oxidoreductase; protein product: MQGAVALVTGASGGIGRAVALDLAQAGADIALHYYKGGARAGKLASEIRALGRKAVRAAADLAAPALPDDFLTGIEQKLGPVTHLVYIAGIAHQDMAVYLAMDYWDEVLAVNLRGAVMICQAVLEPMIKARQGSIVLVGSEASHGSPGLAAYAASKAGLVGFARSLAAGWPIPLYLPCEPDWVADP